From a region of the Helianthus annuus cultivar XRQ/B chromosome 5, HanXRQr2.0-SUNRISE, whole genome shotgun sequence genome:
- the LOC110943329 gene encoding uncharacterized protein LOC110943329, with protein sequence MDHKSHECKDLKNVTCYGCGEKWHIKTRCLKWATNTKNKATEAKKGNARSFQLTSKEVVNDANVITGTFLVNDIFTRVLFDSGADKSFVDHKFSKLLPLQTLDVTYEVEMADGSIEVASTILDGYTISIKNQSIPVNLLPTNLARFDIVLGMDWLAHNKAFITCDKKLIKIKSPSGDILTIRGDQHYGLPKKAYLLKASKQAEFRIGILPGSSPIARAPYRLAPTETKELKAQLEELLEKGFIQPSFSPWNGLCAHAKGQSDSLCITIT encoded by the exons ATGGACCACAAATCCCATGAGTGTAAAGATCTGAAAAACGTCACTTGTTATGGGTGTGGTGAGAAATGGCATATCAAGACCCGCTGCCTGAAGTGGGCGACTAACACTAAGAACAAGGCCACTGAAGCTAAGAAAGGCAATGCTAGATCCTTTCAGCTGACTTCAAAGGAAGTAGTTAATGATGCAAATGTCATTACGGGTAcgtttctcgtaaatgatatatTTACTAGAGTTTTATTTGATTCCGGAGCTGATAAGAGCTTCGTTGACCATAAATTTAGCAAACTTCTACCCTTACAAACCCTAGATGTTACATATGAGGTCGAAATGGCAGATGGTAGTATAGAAGTAGCTTCCACGATTCTTGATGGATACACTATATCTATCAAGAACCAATCTATCCCTGTAAACCTTTTACCTACGAATCTCGCAAGATTcgatatagttttaggcatggattggttagcccATAACAAAGCCTTCATTACCTGCGATAAGAAACTTATCAAAATTAAATCCCCATCTGGTGATATACTCACTATTCGTGGAGATCAACACTATGGATTGCCTAAGAAAGCGTATCTTCTTAAGGCGTCCAA GCAAGCCGAGTTTAGAATCGGCATTTTACCTGGATCATCTCCTATAGCTAGAGctccttaccgtttggcacccacTGAGACGAAGGAGCTGAAGGCACAACTGGAAGAGCTTTTAGAGAAAGGCTTTATTCAACCGAGTTTCTCGCCCTG GAATGGGTTATGTGCTCATGCAAAGGGGCAAAGTGATAGCCTATGCATCACGATAACTTAA